In one Grus americana isolate bGruAme1 chromosome 1, bGruAme1.mat, whole genome shotgun sequence genomic region, the following are encoded:
- the LRRC32 gene encoding transforming growth factor beta activator LRRC32 isoform X2 has protein sequence MHILKLFRRTMKLYIVFFLAVVNRGTSNYQPTEGISCEMANSQAFCHSRELHQVPHELHPNVNKIDLSGNLIQSIPEMPLSFYTSLQCLDLSSNQISFITPGVFAHMTSLLEINLANNHLYELAQNGTEGIGLLPKVEILDLSHNSLYNGMAEFFIKQAPALRYLSLADNSIIFISHKMFQGSPNLVEIDLQSNIIMEIEEGAFEMLVNLSKLNLSMNSITCISDFNLRQLEILDLSRNSIETFHTTKSDDEYSLRCLDLSENKLLHFPVFPQVNKLVTLNLSKNLIQLSAESPHNKMDYMENEWLDASFHLLDQKQSRNKSSLYLSHLVYLDLSYNEIKSIPDEFFESMLSLHTLNLSKNCLQAFAVTYDSALISLTVLDLSYNALQNLLLDAGTLSNLKELYIQNNHLQTLQFNIFSSLPSLRLLNLQSNNISLCSMYSGLAKQRLAGEESGCVSFVDSPTLQYLYLADNMLNVLPAYTFYKTSLIVLDLSMNLGLKIEVKALSGLEKSLEYLYLHGNSLIDLNIDLPCFSHLKHLNLSENQLNWLPKWGSDSPLEVLDLRNNRFSTLQNSNILALENSLKNLYLTGNPLNCCGNIWLSSMIQNKNVQIPNVEHLTCQYTQNFGYQEEMHIGNIRPEDCEKEDLKKINFLIILTFVLVLSVIIIGVGLFFCFRRQNFSHQFKA, from the exons atgcacattttaaaactatttcgGAG AACCATGAAACTGTACATCGTCTTCTTCCTGGCAGTGGTGAACAGAGGGACCTCTAACTATCAGCCCACAGAGGGGATATCCTGTGAAATG GCAAACTCACAGGCATTTTGCCACAGCAGAGAACTTCACCAAGTCCCTCATGAGCTGCATccaaatgtaaacaaaatagATCTGTCTGGAAATCTGATTCAAAGCATCCCTGAAATGCCGTTATCTTTTTACACTTCACTCCAGTGCCTGGATTTAAGCTCTAACCAGATAAGCTTCATCACGCCTGGAGTCTTTGCACACATGACAAGTTTGCTGGAAATAAATTTAGCCAACAACCACTTATATGAGCTTGCTCAGAATGGGACAGAAGGCATCGGACTTTTACCCAAGGTGGAAATACTGGACTTGTCCCACAACAGTCTCTACAATGGGATGGCTGAGTTTTTCATTAAACAAGCTCCAGCACTGCGGTATCTTTCCTTGGCAGACAACAGTATTATATTTATATCCCACAAGATGTTTCAGGGATCTCCCAATCTTGTGGAGATAGATCTTCAGAGTAATATCATCATGGAAATAGAAGAAGGTGCTTTTGAGATGCTAGTGAACCTTTCCAAACTCAATCTCTCCATGAATTCAATTACTTGCATCTCTGATTTCAACCTCAGGCAGCTGGAGATACTTGACCTTAGCAGGAATAGCATTGAGACCTTCCACACCACAAAGTCAGATGATGAATATAGCTTAAGATGTTTGGATCTGAGTGAAAACAAACTGCTTCACTTCCCAGTCTTCCCCCAGGTAAATAAGCTGGTAACTCTGAATTTATCAAAGAATTTAATCCAGCTCTCTGCTGAATCCCCTCATAATAAAATGGACTATATGGAAAACGAATGGCtagatgcttcttttcatcttcttgATCAGAAGCAAAGTAGAAACAAAAGTTCTCTTTATTTATCCCACCTTGTATATTTAGACTTAAGTTATAACGAAATCAAATCCATACCGGATGAGTTCTTTGAATCAATGTTGTCCCTTCACACCCTTAATCTCAGTAAAAACTGTCTTCAGGCATTTGCAGTAACTTATGACAGTGCATTGATCTCCCTAACTGTCCTTGACTTGAGCTACAATGCTTTGCAGAACCTTCTCCTAGATGCTGGCACGTTGTCAAATTTGAAGGAGCTCTATATTCAAAACAACCATCTTCAGACCCTGCAATTTAATATCTTCTCAAGTCTTCCTAGCCTCAGACTGCTCAATCTACAGAGCAATAATATCAGCCTTTGCAGCATGTACTCAGGATTAGCTAAGCAAAGACTTGCTGGAGAGGAAAGTGGTTGCGTATCATTTGTTGATTCTCCTACTCTTCAGTACTTGTACCTAGCCGACAACATGCTGAACGTCCTACCAGCATACACTTTTTACAAGACATCTCTGATTGTCTTGGATCTCTCCATGAACCTGGGACTGAAAATAGAAGTTAAAGCATTATCAGGACTGGAAAAGTCTCTGGAATATTTGTATTTACATGGCAATAGCCTCATAGATTTAAATATTGACTTGCCTTGTTTTAGTCACCTTAAACATTTAAACCTCTCTGAAAATCAGCTGAACTGGCTGCCTAAGTGGGGTAGTGACTCTCCATTGGAAGTTCTGGACCTACGGAACAATAGGTTTAGTACATTACAGAACAGCAATATTTTAGCGTTAGAAAATTCCCTTAAAAACTTGTATCTCACTGGGAACCCACTCAACTGCTGTGGAAACATCTGGCTTTCATCAATGATCCAGAACAAAAATGTCCAGATCCCCAATGTGGAGCACTTAACATGCCAGTACACTCAGAACTTCGGGTACCAGGAAGAAATGCACATCGGGAATATTAGACCAGAAGACTGTGAAAAAGAGGATCTGAAGAAAATCAATTTCCTTATTATATTAACATTTGTGTTGGTTTTATCTGTGATCATCATTGGcgtgggtttgtttttttgcttCCGCAGGCAAAACTTTAGTCATCAGTTTAAAGCATAG
- the LRRC32 gene encoding transforming growth factor beta activator LRRC32 isoform X1 — translation MRETLETSRTMKLYIVFFLAVVNRGTSNYQPTEGISCEMANSQAFCHSRELHQVPHELHPNVNKIDLSGNLIQSIPEMPLSFYTSLQCLDLSSNQISFITPGVFAHMTSLLEINLANNHLYELAQNGTEGIGLLPKVEILDLSHNSLYNGMAEFFIKQAPALRYLSLADNSIIFISHKMFQGSPNLVEIDLQSNIIMEIEEGAFEMLVNLSKLNLSMNSITCISDFNLRQLEILDLSRNSIETFHTTKSDDEYSLRCLDLSENKLLHFPVFPQVNKLVTLNLSKNLIQLSAESPHNKMDYMENEWLDASFHLLDQKQSRNKSSLYLSHLVYLDLSYNEIKSIPDEFFESMLSLHTLNLSKNCLQAFAVTYDSALISLTVLDLSYNALQNLLLDAGTLSNLKELYIQNNHLQTLQFNIFSSLPSLRLLNLQSNNISLCSMYSGLAKQRLAGEESGCVSFVDSPTLQYLYLADNMLNVLPAYTFYKTSLIVLDLSMNLGLKIEVKALSGLEKSLEYLYLHGNSLIDLNIDLPCFSHLKHLNLSENQLNWLPKWGSDSPLEVLDLRNNRFSTLQNSNILALENSLKNLYLTGNPLNCCGNIWLSSMIQNKNVQIPNVEHLTCQYTQNFGYQEEMHIGNIRPEDCEKEDLKKINFLIILTFVLVLSVIIIGVGLFFCFRRQNFSHQFKA, via the exons ATGCGAGAAACCCTTGAAACAAG CAGAACCATGAAACTGTACATCGTCTTCTTCCTGGCAGTGGTGAACAGAGGGACCTCTAACTATCAGCCCACAGAGGGGATATCCTGTGAAATG GCAAACTCACAGGCATTTTGCCACAGCAGAGAACTTCACCAAGTCCCTCATGAGCTGCATccaaatgtaaacaaaatagATCTGTCTGGAAATCTGATTCAAAGCATCCCTGAAATGCCGTTATCTTTTTACACTTCACTCCAGTGCCTGGATTTAAGCTCTAACCAGATAAGCTTCATCACGCCTGGAGTCTTTGCACACATGACAAGTTTGCTGGAAATAAATTTAGCCAACAACCACTTATATGAGCTTGCTCAGAATGGGACAGAAGGCATCGGACTTTTACCCAAGGTGGAAATACTGGACTTGTCCCACAACAGTCTCTACAATGGGATGGCTGAGTTTTTCATTAAACAAGCTCCAGCACTGCGGTATCTTTCCTTGGCAGACAACAGTATTATATTTATATCCCACAAGATGTTTCAGGGATCTCCCAATCTTGTGGAGATAGATCTTCAGAGTAATATCATCATGGAAATAGAAGAAGGTGCTTTTGAGATGCTAGTGAACCTTTCCAAACTCAATCTCTCCATGAATTCAATTACTTGCATCTCTGATTTCAACCTCAGGCAGCTGGAGATACTTGACCTTAGCAGGAATAGCATTGAGACCTTCCACACCACAAAGTCAGATGATGAATATAGCTTAAGATGTTTGGATCTGAGTGAAAACAAACTGCTTCACTTCCCAGTCTTCCCCCAGGTAAATAAGCTGGTAACTCTGAATTTATCAAAGAATTTAATCCAGCTCTCTGCTGAATCCCCTCATAATAAAATGGACTATATGGAAAACGAATGGCtagatgcttcttttcatcttcttgATCAGAAGCAAAGTAGAAACAAAAGTTCTCTTTATTTATCCCACCTTGTATATTTAGACTTAAGTTATAACGAAATCAAATCCATACCGGATGAGTTCTTTGAATCAATGTTGTCCCTTCACACCCTTAATCTCAGTAAAAACTGTCTTCAGGCATTTGCAGTAACTTATGACAGTGCATTGATCTCCCTAACTGTCCTTGACTTGAGCTACAATGCTTTGCAGAACCTTCTCCTAGATGCTGGCACGTTGTCAAATTTGAAGGAGCTCTATATTCAAAACAACCATCTTCAGACCCTGCAATTTAATATCTTCTCAAGTCTTCCTAGCCTCAGACTGCTCAATCTACAGAGCAATAATATCAGCCTTTGCAGCATGTACTCAGGATTAGCTAAGCAAAGACTTGCTGGAGAGGAAAGTGGTTGCGTATCATTTGTTGATTCTCCTACTCTTCAGTACTTGTACCTAGCCGACAACATGCTGAACGTCCTACCAGCATACACTTTTTACAAGACATCTCTGATTGTCTTGGATCTCTCCATGAACCTGGGACTGAAAATAGAAGTTAAAGCATTATCAGGACTGGAAAAGTCTCTGGAATATTTGTATTTACATGGCAATAGCCTCATAGATTTAAATATTGACTTGCCTTGTTTTAGTCACCTTAAACATTTAAACCTCTCTGAAAATCAGCTGAACTGGCTGCCTAAGTGGGGTAGTGACTCTCCATTGGAAGTTCTGGACCTACGGAACAATAGGTTTAGTACATTACAGAACAGCAATATTTTAGCGTTAGAAAATTCCCTTAAAAACTTGTATCTCACTGGGAACCCACTCAACTGCTGTGGAAACATCTGGCTTTCATCAATGATCCAGAACAAAAATGTCCAGATCCCCAATGTGGAGCACTTAACATGCCAGTACACTCAGAACTTCGGGTACCAGGAAGAAATGCACATCGGGAATATTAGACCAGAAGACTGTGAAAAAGAGGATCTGAAGAAAATCAATTTCCTTATTATATTAACATTTGTGTTGGTTTTATCTGTGATCATCATTGGcgtgggtttgtttttttgcttCCGCAGGCAAAACTTTAGTCATCAGTTTAAAGCATAG
- the LRRC32 gene encoding transforming growth factor beta activator LRRC32 isoform X3, with the protein MRETLETRTMKLYIVFFLAVVNRGTSNYQPTEGISCEMANSQAFCHSRELHQVPHELHPNVNKIDLSGNLIQSIPEMPLSFYTSLQCLDLSSNQISFITPGVFAHMTSLLEINLANNHLYELAQNGTEGIGLLPKVEILDLSHNSLYNGMAEFFIKQAPALRYLSLADNSIIFISHKMFQGSPNLVEIDLQSNIIMEIEEGAFEMLVNLSKLNLSMNSITCISDFNLRQLEILDLSRNSIETFHTTKSDDEYSLRCLDLSENKLLHFPVFPQVNKLVTLNLSKNLIQLSAESPHNKMDYMENEWLDASFHLLDQKQSRNKSSLYLSHLVYLDLSYNEIKSIPDEFFESMLSLHTLNLSKNCLQAFAVTYDSALISLTVLDLSYNALQNLLLDAGTLSNLKELYIQNNHLQTLQFNIFSSLPSLRLLNLQSNNISLCSMYSGLAKQRLAGEESGCVSFVDSPTLQYLYLADNMLNVLPAYTFYKTSLIVLDLSMNLGLKIEVKALSGLEKSLEYLYLHGNSLIDLNIDLPCFSHLKHLNLSENQLNWLPKWGSDSPLEVLDLRNNRFSTLQNSNILALENSLKNLYLTGNPLNCCGNIWLSSMIQNKNVQIPNVEHLTCQYTQNFGYQEEMHIGNIRPEDCEKEDLKKINFLIILTFVLVLSVIIIGVGLFFCFRRQNFSHQFKA; encoded by the exons ATGCGAGAAACCCTTGAAACAAG AACCATGAAACTGTACATCGTCTTCTTCCTGGCAGTGGTGAACAGAGGGACCTCTAACTATCAGCCCACAGAGGGGATATCCTGTGAAATG GCAAACTCACAGGCATTTTGCCACAGCAGAGAACTTCACCAAGTCCCTCATGAGCTGCATccaaatgtaaacaaaatagATCTGTCTGGAAATCTGATTCAAAGCATCCCTGAAATGCCGTTATCTTTTTACACTTCACTCCAGTGCCTGGATTTAAGCTCTAACCAGATAAGCTTCATCACGCCTGGAGTCTTTGCACACATGACAAGTTTGCTGGAAATAAATTTAGCCAACAACCACTTATATGAGCTTGCTCAGAATGGGACAGAAGGCATCGGACTTTTACCCAAGGTGGAAATACTGGACTTGTCCCACAACAGTCTCTACAATGGGATGGCTGAGTTTTTCATTAAACAAGCTCCAGCACTGCGGTATCTTTCCTTGGCAGACAACAGTATTATATTTATATCCCACAAGATGTTTCAGGGATCTCCCAATCTTGTGGAGATAGATCTTCAGAGTAATATCATCATGGAAATAGAAGAAGGTGCTTTTGAGATGCTAGTGAACCTTTCCAAACTCAATCTCTCCATGAATTCAATTACTTGCATCTCTGATTTCAACCTCAGGCAGCTGGAGATACTTGACCTTAGCAGGAATAGCATTGAGACCTTCCACACCACAAAGTCAGATGATGAATATAGCTTAAGATGTTTGGATCTGAGTGAAAACAAACTGCTTCACTTCCCAGTCTTCCCCCAGGTAAATAAGCTGGTAACTCTGAATTTATCAAAGAATTTAATCCAGCTCTCTGCTGAATCCCCTCATAATAAAATGGACTATATGGAAAACGAATGGCtagatgcttcttttcatcttcttgATCAGAAGCAAAGTAGAAACAAAAGTTCTCTTTATTTATCCCACCTTGTATATTTAGACTTAAGTTATAACGAAATCAAATCCATACCGGATGAGTTCTTTGAATCAATGTTGTCCCTTCACACCCTTAATCTCAGTAAAAACTGTCTTCAGGCATTTGCAGTAACTTATGACAGTGCATTGATCTCCCTAACTGTCCTTGACTTGAGCTACAATGCTTTGCAGAACCTTCTCCTAGATGCTGGCACGTTGTCAAATTTGAAGGAGCTCTATATTCAAAACAACCATCTTCAGACCCTGCAATTTAATATCTTCTCAAGTCTTCCTAGCCTCAGACTGCTCAATCTACAGAGCAATAATATCAGCCTTTGCAGCATGTACTCAGGATTAGCTAAGCAAAGACTTGCTGGAGAGGAAAGTGGTTGCGTATCATTTGTTGATTCTCCTACTCTTCAGTACTTGTACCTAGCCGACAACATGCTGAACGTCCTACCAGCATACACTTTTTACAAGACATCTCTGATTGTCTTGGATCTCTCCATGAACCTGGGACTGAAAATAGAAGTTAAAGCATTATCAGGACTGGAAAAGTCTCTGGAATATTTGTATTTACATGGCAATAGCCTCATAGATTTAAATATTGACTTGCCTTGTTTTAGTCACCTTAAACATTTAAACCTCTCTGAAAATCAGCTGAACTGGCTGCCTAAGTGGGGTAGTGACTCTCCATTGGAAGTTCTGGACCTACGGAACAATAGGTTTAGTACATTACAGAACAGCAATATTTTAGCGTTAGAAAATTCCCTTAAAAACTTGTATCTCACTGGGAACCCACTCAACTGCTGTGGAAACATCTGGCTTTCATCAATGATCCAGAACAAAAATGTCCAGATCCCCAATGTGGAGCACTTAACATGCCAGTACACTCAGAACTTCGGGTACCAGGAAGAAATGCACATCGGGAATATTAGACCAGAAGACTGTGAAAAAGAGGATCTGAAGAAAATCAATTTCCTTATTATATTAACATTTGTGTTGGTTTTATCTGTGATCATCATTGGcgtgggtttgtttttttgcttCCGCAGGCAAAACTTTAGTCATCAGTTTAAAGCATAG
- the LRRC32 gene encoding transforming growth factor beta activator LRRC32 isoform X4, producing MKLYIVFFLAVVNRGTSNYQPTEGISCEMANSQAFCHSRELHQVPHELHPNVNKIDLSGNLIQSIPEMPLSFYTSLQCLDLSSNQISFITPGVFAHMTSLLEINLANNHLYELAQNGTEGIGLLPKVEILDLSHNSLYNGMAEFFIKQAPALRYLSLADNSIIFISHKMFQGSPNLVEIDLQSNIIMEIEEGAFEMLVNLSKLNLSMNSITCISDFNLRQLEILDLSRNSIETFHTTKSDDEYSLRCLDLSENKLLHFPVFPQVNKLVTLNLSKNLIQLSAESPHNKMDYMENEWLDASFHLLDQKQSRNKSSLYLSHLVYLDLSYNEIKSIPDEFFESMLSLHTLNLSKNCLQAFAVTYDSALISLTVLDLSYNALQNLLLDAGTLSNLKELYIQNNHLQTLQFNIFSSLPSLRLLNLQSNNISLCSMYSGLAKQRLAGEESGCVSFVDSPTLQYLYLADNMLNVLPAYTFYKTSLIVLDLSMNLGLKIEVKALSGLEKSLEYLYLHGNSLIDLNIDLPCFSHLKHLNLSENQLNWLPKWGSDSPLEVLDLRNNRFSTLQNSNILALENSLKNLYLTGNPLNCCGNIWLSSMIQNKNVQIPNVEHLTCQYTQNFGYQEEMHIGNIRPEDCEKEDLKKINFLIILTFVLVLSVIIIGVGLFFCFRRQNFSHQFKA from the exons ATGAAACTGTACATCGTCTTCTTCCTGGCAGTGGTGAACAGAGGGACCTCTAACTATCAGCCCACAGAGGGGATATCCTGTGAAATG GCAAACTCACAGGCATTTTGCCACAGCAGAGAACTTCACCAAGTCCCTCATGAGCTGCATccaaatgtaaacaaaatagATCTGTCTGGAAATCTGATTCAAAGCATCCCTGAAATGCCGTTATCTTTTTACACTTCACTCCAGTGCCTGGATTTAAGCTCTAACCAGATAAGCTTCATCACGCCTGGAGTCTTTGCACACATGACAAGTTTGCTGGAAATAAATTTAGCCAACAACCACTTATATGAGCTTGCTCAGAATGGGACAGAAGGCATCGGACTTTTACCCAAGGTGGAAATACTGGACTTGTCCCACAACAGTCTCTACAATGGGATGGCTGAGTTTTTCATTAAACAAGCTCCAGCACTGCGGTATCTTTCCTTGGCAGACAACAGTATTATATTTATATCCCACAAGATGTTTCAGGGATCTCCCAATCTTGTGGAGATAGATCTTCAGAGTAATATCATCATGGAAATAGAAGAAGGTGCTTTTGAGATGCTAGTGAACCTTTCCAAACTCAATCTCTCCATGAATTCAATTACTTGCATCTCTGATTTCAACCTCAGGCAGCTGGAGATACTTGACCTTAGCAGGAATAGCATTGAGACCTTCCACACCACAAAGTCAGATGATGAATATAGCTTAAGATGTTTGGATCTGAGTGAAAACAAACTGCTTCACTTCCCAGTCTTCCCCCAGGTAAATAAGCTGGTAACTCTGAATTTATCAAAGAATTTAATCCAGCTCTCTGCTGAATCCCCTCATAATAAAATGGACTATATGGAAAACGAATGGCtagatgcttcttttcatcttcttgATCAGAAGCAAAGTAGAAACAAAAGTTCTCTTTATTTATCCCACCTTGTATATTTAGACTTAAGTTATAACGAAATCAAATCCATACCGGATGAGTTCTTTGAATCAATGTTGTCCCTTCACACCCTTAATCTCAGTAAAAACTGTCTTCAGGCATTTGCAGTAACTTATGACAGTGCATTGATCTCCCTAACTGTCCTTGACTTGAGCTACAATGCTTTGCAGAACCTTCTCCTAGATGCTGGCACGTTGTCAAATTTGAAGGAGCTCTATATTCAAAACAACCATCTTCAGACCCTGCAATTTAATATCTTCTCAAGTCTTCCTAGCCTCAGACTGCTCAATCTACAGAGCAATAATATCAGCCTTTGCAGCATGTACTCAGGATTAGCTAAGCAAAGACTTGCTGGAGAGGAAAGTGGTTGCGTATCATTTGTTGATTCTCCTACTCTTCAGTACTTGTACCTAGCCGACAACATGCTGAACGTCCTACCAGCATACACTTTTTACAAGACATCTCTGATTGTCTTGGATCTCTCCATGAACCTGGGACTGAAAATAGAAGTTAAAGCATTATCAGGACTGGAAAAGTCTCTGGAATATTTGTATTTACATGGCAATAGCCTCATAGATTTAAATATTGACTTGCCTTGTTTTAGTCACCTTAAACATTTAAACCTCTCTGAAAATCAGCTGAACTGGCTGCCTAAGTGGGGTAGTGACTCTCCATTGGAAGTTCTGGACCTACGGAACAATAGGTTTAGTACATTACAGAACAGCAATATTTTAGCGTTAGAAAATTCCCTTAAAAACTTGTATCTCACTGGGAACCCACTCAACTGCTGTGGAAACATCTGGCTTTCATCAATGATCCAGAACAAAAATGTCCAGATCCCCAATGTGGAGCACTTAACATGCCAGTACACTCAGAACTTCGGGTACCAGGAAGAAATGCACATCGGGAATATTAGACCAGAAGACTGTGAAAAAGAGGATCTGAAGAAAATCAATTTCCTTATTATATTAACATTTGTGTTGGTTTTATCTGTGATCATCATTGGcgtgggtttgtttttttgcttCCGCAGGCAAAACTTTAGTCATCAGTTTAAAGCATAG